Proteins from a single region of Sphaerochaeta globosa str. Buddy:
- a CDS encoding metal ABC transporter permease: protein MDNFFSFFTALVSPDFPFVRNAFLAGLLSSVLFGVLGSVVTVKRIAGLAGAISHAVLGGIGIALYLSATGKVPNLSPMVGAIVFALLSAVIIGTVSLKSKQREDTVIQAIWAIGMSIGVLFMAKTPGYTDPSSYLFGNILLISNQDLVLLFLLDLVVVFLAWRFYPQIEASAFDEEFAQVRGIPTRAVFLIILSVTAIAVVLLQTFVGIVMVIAMLTLPAGTAGYTAKNLASMMVGSTLYAFFFSFSGLAVGWMADVPVGAMVVVVAGAFFLGRAGGNLLKKRRKSHDQGTKSPA from the coding sequence ATGGATAATTTCTTCAGTTTCTTTACCGCCTTGGTCTCCCCCGATTTTCCCTTTGTCCGAAATGCCTTTCTGGCCGGGCTGCTCTCCTCGGTGCTCTTCGGCGTCCTAGGTTCGGTGGTGACGGTCAAACGCATTGCAGGCCTTGCTGGGGCGATCAGCCATGCAGTCCTCGGGGGTATCGGTATTGCCTTGTACCTCAGTGCAACCGGCAAGGTCCCGAATCTCAGCCCGATGGTGGGGGCGATAGTCTTTGCCTTGCTTTCGGCAGTCATCATCGGAACGGTTTCCTTGAAGTCAAAGCAACGGGAGGATACGGTCATCCAAGCCATTTGGGCCATTGGAATGAGCATCGGGGTGCTTTTCATGGCAAAGACTCCCGGTTACACCGACCCGTCCAGCTACCTCTTCGGCAACATTCTTTTGATATCCAACCAAGACCTCGTGTTGCTCTTCCTGCTCGACTTGGTGGTGGTTTTTCTTGCTTGGCGCTTCTATCCCCAGATCGAGGCATCAGCCTTCGATGAAGAGTTCGCCCAAGTACGGGGCATTCCCACCCGCGCTGTATTTCTGATCATCCTCTCGGTGACCGCAATTGCCGTGGTGCTTTTGCAGACGTTCGTCGGTATTGTCATGGTGATCGCCATGCTCACCCTGCCGGCAGGAACAGCCGGCTATACAGCAAAGAACCTGGCCTCGATGATGGTCGGCTCTACGTTGTACGCCTTCTTCTTCTCCTTTTCCGGATTGGCGGTAGGCTGGATGGCCGACGTCCCGGTTGGAGCCATGGTAGTGGTTGTTGCAGGGGCATTCTTTTTGGGAAGGGCTGGGGGAAATCTCCTGAAGAAACGGAGGAAGAGTCATGACCAAGGCACGAAAAGCCCTGCTTGA
- a CDS encoding metal ABC transporter ATP-binding protein, with protein MENAPIALQFSSVSFSYPALDVLEDVSFHFHTGEFIALVGPNGSGKTTLLKLILGLEEPQAGTISLLGQTPKKNRNRIGYVPQHASYDPTFPITVVEVVSMGLVSPTKRGKREAMQKQALWALKQVELESLASRSYSELSGGQRRRVLVARALCAKPSMLILDEPAANMDKESERRLYATLAHLKGETTILIVTHDMRQVSDLTDRVFCIDAHKEGKVGRTVVQHALENFDDGTKRILHDVQLSGDQCQKESLNG; from the coding sequence ATGGAAAATGCACCTATTGCGCTTCAATTCTCCTCAGTCTCCTTCTCCTATCCCGCCTTGGACGTCCTTGAGGATGTAAGCTTTCATTTTCATACAGGTGAGTTCATCGCCCTTGTCGGGCCCAACGGATCGGGTAAGACAACGCTGCTGAAGTTGATCCTTGGTCTTGAGGAGCCGCAAGCAGGTACGATAAGCTTGCTCGGTCAAACTCCGAAAAAGAACCGAAACCGTATCGGTTATGTGCCTCAGCATGCATCCTACGACCCGACCTTCCCCATTACGGTGGTGGAGGTTGTCAGCATGGGATTGGTGAGCCCGACCAAGCGGGGCAAGCGAGAAGCGATGCAAAAGCAAGCTCTGTGGGCCCTCAAGCAAGTAGAGCTTGAGAGCCTGGCATCCCGTTCATACAGTGAGCTCAGCGGCGGGCAGCGTCGCAGGGTGTTGGTAGCAAGGGCCCTCTGTGCCAAACCGAGCATGCTTATACTGGATGAACCTGCTGCCAATATGGACAAGGAGAGCGAGCGGCGCCTGTATGCCACCTTGGCCCACCTCAAGGGTGAAACTACAATTCTCATCGTCACCCACGATATGCGTCAGGTATCCGACCTCACCGATCGGGTTTTCTGCATCGATGCCCACAAGGAAGGAAAGGTGGGAAGGACCGTCGTGCAGCATGCATTGGAAAACTTCGACGATGGAACCAAGCGCATCCTCCACGATGTTCAGCTTTCAGGCGACCAATGCCAGAAGGAGAGCCTCAATGGATAA
- a CDS encoding metal ABC transporter solute-binding protein, Zn/Mn family, whose translation MRTRIFVIFLLLSSALLFGSGAKEATDTRSNPIVVVSILPHAYFVDQLANDMVEVVTLVGEGQNPHSYEPSPSQMAQLAKAKLWVLSGTDFELSLREKVANLYPDLLVVDGTQGMTFRLLEEHDHEEEGEHDEDEGNSLNIDRHTWLGHQQVKVLLANTKTALQTALDPVQADSVESNYQALVGEIDTLFSSLQTQLKDLSGSTVFVYHNSFGYFFDSFSIKQEAVETGGKEPTAKALAALIEKAKAEQPKVIFVQKQFPVASAKTVADTVSAVVVSLDPLAYNWMESIQTMADALLKVR comes from the coding sequence ATGCGTACTCGTATTTTTGTCATTTTCCTCCTTCTTTCATCCGCTCTGCTCTTTGGCAGTGGGGCAAAAGAAGCTACAGATACACGTTCAAACCCGATTGTGGTAGTGAGCATCCTGCCGCACGCCTATTTTGTCGACCAACTGGCCAACGATATGGTCGAAGTAGTCACGTTGGTAGGAGAGGGGCAGAATCCCCACTCGTATGAGCCATCCCCTTCGCAGATGGCCCAGTTGGCAAAGGCCAAGCTTTGGGTTCTCAGCGGTACGGATTTTGAGCTTTCATTGCGTGAGAAGGTTGCCAATCTCTATCCCGACCTTCTGGTGGTGGACGGCACCCAGGGCATGACGTTCCGTCTGCTTGAGGAGCATGACCACGAAGAAGAGGGTGAGCATGATGAGGATGAAGGAAATAGCCTGAACATCGACCGCCATACCTGGCTAGGCCACCAGCAGGTAAAAGTGTTGCTTGCAAACACCAAAACAGCGTTGCAGACCGCACTCGATCCTGTCCAAGCAGATAGTGTCGAAAGTAACTACCAGGCGTTGGTAGGTGAAATAGATACTTTGTTCAGCTCACTGCAAACACAGCTCAAGGATTTGTCGGGTTCCACCGTCTTCGTCTATCACAACTCTTTCGGCTATTTCTTCGACTCCTTTTCCATCAAACAAGAGGCCGTAGAGACAGGGGGGAAAGAGCCGACTGCAAAAGCACTTGCTGCCCTGATCGAAAAAGCAAAGGCTGAGCAGCCCAAGGTAATCTTTGTGCAGAAGCAGTTCCCCGTTGCCAGTGCGAAAACCGTCGCCGATACTGTCTCTGCCGTCGTGGTAAGCCTCGATCCTCTTGCCTACAATTGGATGGAGAGTATCCAGACCATGGCCGATGCACTGCTGAAGGTACGGTAA
- a CDS encoding gamma carbonic anhydrase family protein: MIAGHNDHFPLIAETCYIAPSADVIGEVQLDQGASVWFHATLRADVNSITIAEQTNIQDNCVLHVTKTRALVVGKRCTIGHGAILHACTIEDDCLIGMGSIVLDGSHIGKQCLVGAGSVVPPNKQYPDGSLILGSPARVIRKLSEEELVQIRENTQDYWQFAQDLCLGKQTIH, from the coding sequence ATGATAGCCGGACACAATGACCATTTCCCCCTAATCGCAGAGACATGCTATATAGCCCCATCTGCCGACGTCATCGGAGAGGTGCAGCTCGATCAAGGGGCAAGCGTATGGTTTCATGCCACCCTCAGAGCCGATGTGAACAGCATCACCATCGCCGAGCAGACGAACATCCAGGACAATTGCGTACTACACGTGACCAAGACCCGAGCTTTGGTTGTGGGAAAACGTTGCACCATCGGCCATGGTGCCATTTTGCATGCCTGCACGATTGAGGATGACTGTCTGATCGGCATGGGCTCAATCGTACTGGACGGAAGCCATATCGGAAAGCAATGTCTAGTCGGTGCCGGGTCGGTGGTCCCTCCCAACAAGCAGTATCCTGATGGAAGCCTCATTCTCGGCTCCCCTGCCAGGGTAATCCGTAAACTCAGCGAGGAAGAGCTTGTTCAAATCAGGGAGAATACCCAAGACTATTGGCAATTCGCCCAGGATTTATGCCTAGGGAAGCAGACTATCCACTAG
- a CDS encoding Fur family transcriptional regulator has product MTKARKALLEVLRMSKEPVSASSLVQHPSIQFDQATVYRNLHYLEQMGMADSFILHCTEHGTERYYSYRSKENGVHHHWFHCQTCHRFIDLGDCQYEEQLSRWEEAYGFTVCDHTFFLTGVCKVCKDATASVN; this is encoded by the coding sequence ATGACCAAGGCACGAAAAGCCCTGCTTGAGGTGCTGAGGATGAGCAAGGAGCCGGTTTCGGCTTCCTCTCTGGTACAGCATCCTTCTATTCAGTTCGACCAGGCTACTGTGTATCGGAATCTCCACTATCTGGAACAGATGGGGATGGCCGACTCTTTCATTCTTCACTGCACCGAGCATGGTACCGAGCGGTACTATAGTTATCGAAGCAAGGAGAATGGTGTGCATCATCACTGGTTCCACTGCCAAACCTGTCACCGGTTCATCGACTTGGGAGATTGCCAATACGAAGAGCAGCTTAGCCGATGGGAAGAGGCCTATGGCTTTACTGTCTGCGACCACACCTTCTTTTTGACCGGTGTGTGCAAGGTCTGCAAGGATGCTACTGCTTCAGTGAATTGA
- the pyk gene encoding pyruvate kinase, which produces MNYTKIVATLGPASESYEMIQSILEAGCRVIRLNFSHGSHQEQQKRYDTVRKASEKLGFPVTILMDLQGPKIRLGQLEASSYTLKKGEKLIITTQPCVGNRSRISIDYPNLHEEILIGQRILINDGLVSLVVEQVQGQDIHCRMQEEGTLFPRKGVNLPQVPLKHLSSFTKKDEADLAFAFANNLDYVALSFVRSGDDVRALKAHMLQHYGRMIPVISKIEKPEAVENLNDIIRESSVIMIARGDLGVEVPAEEVPLIQKSIIRSCIDSGTPVITATQMLESMMHNPRPTRAETNDVANAVLDGTSAVMLSGETAAGEYPLQAVTTMARIASLVERSAAFRRQVFNQISTLDPQRKQSKTEAVGLATRELALSIGASYIACFTQSGSTARLIAKFRPSVPIIAFSPLKEVVQYLALSWGVTPILIEPQDSVDQLLAYAPWYLKEHGLVEKGQSVVITAGVPVGSSGKTNMIKVVEIE; this is translated from the coding sequence ATGAACTATACCAAAATTGTTGCCACACTCGGACCGGCTAGTGAATCCTATGAAATGATACAGTCCATCCTTGAAGCGGGGTGCAGGGTTATCAGGCTGAACTTCAGCCATGGTTCGCACCAGGAACAGCAAAAGCGCTACGATACTGTGCGCAAGGCAAGCGAAAAACTGGGGTTTCCCGTAACCATCCTGATGGACCTGCAGGGTCCGAAAATCAGGCTCGGCCAACTCGAAGCGAGCTCCTATACACTTAAGAAAGGGGAGAAGCTCATTATCACCACCCAACCGTGTGTGGGAAACCGAAGTCGTATCAGCATCGACTATCCGAACCTCCACGAGGAAATCCTCATCGGTCAGCGCATTCTCATCAACGATGGCCTCGTAAGTTTGGTGGTTGAGCAAGTACAAGGTCAGGACATCCATTGCAGGATGCAAGAAGAAGGGACTTTGTTCCCCAGAAAAGGGGTGAACCTGCCCCAGGTACCGCTGAAGCATCTCAGCTCCTTCACCAAGAAGGATGAAGCGGACTTGGCTTTCGCCTTTGCCAACAACCTTGATTACGTTGCCCTCTCCTTTGTTCGCAGCGGCGATGATGTCCGCGCCCTGAAGGCTCATATGCTTCAACACTACGGAAGGATGATTCCGGTCATCAGCAAGATTGAGAAGCCCGAGGCGGTGGAAAACCTGAACGATATCATCAGGGAGTCCAGTGTCATCATGATCGCCCGAGGGGATTTGGGGGTGGAGGTTCCTGCTGAGGAGGTTCCCCTGATTCAGAAGTCCATCATCCGCAGTTGCATAGACAGTGGTACTCCGGTGATTACCGCAACGCAGATGCTGGAGTCGATGATGCACAATCCCCGTCCCACCCGTGCAGAGACGAACGACGTTGCCAATGCGGTCCTTGACGGTACCAGTGCGGTCATGCTCAGCGGTGAAACAGCGGCAGGAGAGTATCCACTACAGGCTGTAACCACCATGGCACGCATAGCGAGCCTGGTTGAACGCAGCGCGGCCTTCCGCCGTCAGGTATTCAATCAGATCAGCACCCTCGACCCACAGCGCAAGCAATCCAAAACCGAGGCCGTGGGACTGGCCACACGCGAGCTCGCCCTCTCCATCGGCGCCTCCTATATTGCTTGCTTCACCCAATCGGGATCGACTGCCCGCTTGATTGCCAAATTCCGTCCTTCGGTACCCATCATTGCATTCTCCCCGTTGAAAGAGGTAGTACAGTACCTTGCCCTCTCGTGGGGTGTCACACCCATACTCATTGAACCGCAGGACTCGGTCGATCAGTTGCTTGCCTATGCTCCTTGGTATCTGAAGGAACATGGTTTGGTAGAGAAGGGACAGTCGGTGGTCATAACAGCAGGAGTGCCGGTTGGCAGCTCGGGCAAGACCAATATGATCAAGGTGGTGGAGATAGAGTAG
- a CDS encoding helix-turn-helix domain-containing protein: protein MVILSDILLFLTTALVVSITCLCVLLRIRMSDSYTGSFLTVLIPLSFQMGLTLLTTYLSRVLDETKLLSSSYETYALGATLLSILLTTVLLLMLSRYLIKLIRATEEQKHLGNRILTLLILLFFILSLWIVFAKSGGSWVKALTDTMHFHFFSASMFLVIHGVLGYIYAKKATTWEEERLLKGICYTFLPLIGLFPLDLLFFRQVAFKLVYLSFAVLSVYLYYFISRRYFLTYEMAGRVTKTKVKKLGISDREAEIVSLLVEGLSNQEIAKKLFISPNTVKTHIKNIYAKLEVNNRLQLFNSLKQ from the coding sequence ATGGTAATTCTATCGGACATCCTGCTCTTTTTGACGACAGCCTTGGTGGTCTCCATTACCTGTCTGTGCGTTCTCTTACGCATACGCATGAGCGATTCGTATACCGGTTCGTTTCTCACCGTGCTCATCCCGTTGAGTTTTCAAATGGGGCTGACCTTGCTGACTACCTACCTGAGCAGGGTTCTGGATGAAACAAAACTTCTTTCAAGTTCCTATGAAACCTACGCGTTGGGGGCTACACTGCTTTCTATTTTACTTACCACCGTGCTGCTTCTGATGCTCAGCAGGTACCTGATCAAGCTTATCAGGGCAACTGAGGAACAGAAGCATCTGGGTAATCGCATTCTTACCCTCCTGATTCTTCTGTTCTTCATCCTCAGCCTCTGGATTGTGTTTGCAAAGAGCGGTGGCAGTTGGGTCAAGGCACTTACCGATACGATGCACTTCCACTTCTTCAGTGCCAGTATGTTCTTGGTCATCCATGGGGTTCTGGGGTATATCTATGCAAAAAAAGCAACAACCTGGGAGGAAGAACGCCTTCTGAAAGGCATCTGCTACACCTTCCTACCCCTCATCGGACTATTCCCCTTGGATCTGCTGTTCTTCAGGCAGGTTGCGTTCAAGCTGGTGTATCTGAGCTTTGCCGTACTTTCGGTCTATTTGTATTACTTCATCAGCCGACGCTACTTCCTCACCTATGAGATGGCCGGCAGAGTCACGAAGACAAAAGTGAAGAAGCTGGGAATTTCAGACCGGGAAGCAGAGATCGTCAGCTTATTGGTGGAAGGGTTGAGCAATCAGGAGATTGCAAAGAAACTGTTCATTTCACCCAACACGGTAAAAACACACATCAAGAACATCTATGCAAAGCTGGAGGTGAACAACCGCCTGCAGCTCTTCAATTCACTGAAGCAGTAG
- a CDS encoding efflux RND transporter permease subunit, producing the protein MEHQRTRDLIIIVTCLLVSVLSLLGIGRLKVDSSTDVFIPSNAPVVETNNRIEEQFGSLDALVVSLYDEKGILTKNNLELIASLTEEIGKLGGVKQVSSITNLKHLEPSETGVDVVLLTLGSIADLESRIANWPSLYEGTFLSKDRKSASILIQTQIDYVPTALLASLRQVLAPVEGTLETSILGLPVVTEQIRISLLADLAFLVPIVATLIMLILYLFLKSLKATLLCLVPLIFSSSLTLGIMSITGITFTMATMLIPVLLLIVGSAYTIHIFSHFFEEYEELGVEPALAKVVKRNTYPILAAAATTAFGFLAQLSSPLLPFRTFGLLSFIGVVICAASSLILLPALIRLVYKKSVRKEVRKKVARGVWIGVGSTLSNHYGKAVLLSALLFLVIVLPLSYSNLEEGTNILAFFRKSSPLVQDTLSYNRRMQGSFSLSVMIKPTQQVLHPKTLTTVEAAITAIEKQEHVGAVQSILPFVKRMNQLLGPGDEVNAVQSEEPELIFDFFSDLSAEEASEELYEPSLDQAGGMGRYEIPLDPARYGLESEQQLSNLIAQYLLLYSSSLDAFINDPLQPDSMLITVLLKDSDTKTLRNLTSLIPTLFPKDWSVEIGGGEAVSLALTDLVTKSQVISLFSSLIAVWFLVLLTFKSAKLATLSLIPCLFALTSIFAAMAIFSIKLDIITSLLAALCIGVGVDYAIHLIAAFQRNDQDLATIMQTTGKAILANAASVALGFSGLVFSRFSPIANMGLLFSIAMISASLSALLVLSAIKVHYSSLITRRTS; encoded by the coding sequence ATGGAACACCAACGAACCCGAGATTTGATAATTATCGTCACCTGCCTGCTTGTGTCTGTTCTCAGCCTGCTGGGAATTGGAAGACTGAAGGTCGACTCCTCAACCGACGTGTTCATCCCTTCCAATGCGCCGGTGGTGGAGACAAACAATCGGATCGAGGAGCAATTCGGCTCCCTCGATGCCCTTGTTGTAAGTTTGTATGACGAAAAGGGCATTCTTACAAAAAACAACCTTGAGCTCATAGCCTCCCTCACCGAGGAGATTGGGAAACTTGGGGGAGTGAAACAAGTCAGCTCGATAACCAACCTCAAGCACCTTGAGCCATCTGAGACCGGAGTGGATGTAGTGTTACTTACACTAGGCAGCATTGCCGACTTGGAAAGCCGTATCGCCAACTGGCCAAGTCTCTATGAAGGGACCTTCCTCAGCAAGGACAGAAAGAGTGCATCCATACTCATCCAAACACAGATTGATTATGTGCCTACCGCCCTGCTTGCTTCGCTCAGGCAGGTGCTTGCTCCTGTAGAGGGAACCTTGGAGACTTCCATCCTGGGACTACCGGTCGTAACCGAACAAATACGCATCAGTTTACTTGCTGACCTTGCTTTCCTCGTCCCGATTGTCGCCACTCTGATCATGCTCATTCTTTACCTCTTTCTGAAAAGCCTCAAAGCTACCCTGCTGTGCCTCGTACCCCTGATTTTCAGCAGTTCACTGACTTTGGGCATTATGAGCATCACCGGTATCACCTTTACCATGGCAACCATGCTGATACCGGTTTTGCTTCTCATTGTGGGCAGTGCCTATACCATCCATATTTTCAGCCACTTCTTTGAGGAATATGAGGAACTGGGAGTCGAACCCGCCCTGGCCAAGGTAGTGAAGCGGAATACCTATCCCATTCTAGCCGCGGCAGCGACCACTGCCTTTGGGTTTCTTGCCCAGCTTTCCAGCCCGCTGTTGCCATTTCGGACCTTCGGGCTGCTCAGTTTCATCGGCGTAGTAATCTGTGCCGCAAGTTCCTTGATCCTGCTTCCGGCCCTTATTCGTCTGGTGTATAAGAAATCTGTACGCAAGGAAGTGCGTAAGAAAGTAGCGAGGGGTGTCTGGATAGGGGTGGGAAGCACCCTTTCAAATCACTACGGGAAAGCCGTTTTACTCAGCGCACTTCTGTTCCTGGTCATAGTCCTTCCACTCTCCTACAGCAACCTCGAGGAAGGCACGAATATCCTAGCCTTCTTCAGAAAATCATCCCCCTTGGTGCAGGATACCCTCTCGTACAACCGGCGGATGCAGGGAAGCTTCTCCCTATCGGTTATGATCAAACCGACACAGCAGGTACTGCACCCAAAGACACTCACTACGGTGGAAGCAGCAATTACCGCCATAGAAAAGCAGGAGCATGTCGGAGCTGTGCAGTCCATTCTTCCCTTTGTGAAGCGGATGAACCAGCTGCTCGGCCCAGGCGATGAAGTGAATGCCGTACAATCTGAAGAACCCGAACTGATATTCGATTTCTTCTCGGACTTATCCGCTGAAGAAGCCAGTGAGGAACTGTATGAGCCATCACTTGACCAAGCGGGAGGAATGGGTCGGTATGAGATACCGCTTGATCCTGCTCGCTATGGACTTGAGAGTGAACAGCAACTATCCAATCTCATAGCCCAATACCTGCTGCTCTACAGCTCTTCCCTCGACGCCTTCATCAACGACCCGCTGCAGCCGGACAGCATGCTTATCACCGTCCTGCTCAAGGATTCCGATACAAAAACCCTCAGAAATCTTACCTCCCTGATCCCCACCCTCTTTCCGAAAGACTGGTCAGTGGAGATTGGAGGCGGAGAAGCGGTGAGCCTTGCTCTCACTGACTTGGTAACCAAGAGCCAAGTCATCTCCCTGTTCAGTTCTCTCATCGCAGTTTGGTTTTTGGTGCTCCTTACCTTCAAGTCGGCAAAGCTTGCAACCCTCAGCCTTATTCCCTGTCTTTTTGCTCTTACTTCCATTTTTGCCGCCATGGCCATTTTTTCCATCAAGCTGGATATCATCACCAGCCTGCTTGCAGCTCTCTGCATCGGGGTGGGAGTGGATTATGCCATCCACCTGATAGCGGCATTCCAACGAAACGATCAGGACTTGGCGACCATCATGCAGACTACGGGCAAGGCAATTCTTGCAAACGCGGCCTCGGTAGCCTTGGGATTCTCGGGATTGGTCTTCAGCCGATTCAGCCCGATTGCAAACATGGGACTGCTCTTTTCCATCGCCATGATCAGCGCATCGCTGAGCGCCCTGCTGGTTCTCAGTGCGATCAAGGTACATTACAGCTCACTCATTACCAGGAGGACTTCATGA
- a CDS encoding outer membrane lipoprotein-sorting protein, which yields MKRTLTTLLLLILASSLAWSAPSAGQIMAKVMEIQTSQTSALDLKLTLIEPNGQMRERRIQTLSQTKDGLTSSLTVFLSPENVRNTRFLSLEMEGGKNEQWIYLPALKRSRRIGSSEEGGSFMGSDFSYADMASTTYDENQAQHLLLDEDAKSWRIQSTPYEQKTYGKTITVVEKTTYLPLRVEFYDLDGDTLVKSLVTEETDIVNGKPITKILTMKTEATGHATRLEMLQTRFDVPLSNGYFTQKFLETGRL from the coding sequence ATGAAACGCACGCTTACTACTCTGCTATTGCTCATCCTCGCTTCCAGCTTGGCATGGTCGGCCCCCTCAGCCGGCCAAATCATGGCCAAGGTGATGGAAATCCAAACTTCACAGACATCCGCCCTCGACCTGAAACTCACCCTCATCGAACCCAACGGTCAGATGCGTGAACGCAGAATCCAAACCCTGAGTCAGACCAAGGATGGATTGACATCCTCGCTGACAGTCTTTCTCTCCCCTGAAAATGTACGCAATACCCGTTTTCTCTCCCTTGAGATGGAAGGAGGAAAAAACGAGCAGTGGATCTACCTGCCTGCCTTAAAGCGAAGCCGGCGCATCGGATCGTCCGAGGAGGGCGGCTCGTTCATGGGCAGTGACTTCTCCTATGCCGATATGGCTTCCACCACCTATGACGAGAACCAAGCACAGCACCTGTTGCTGGATGAGGATGCAAAGAGCTGGCGTATTCAATCCACCCCGTACGAGCAAAAGACATACGGGAAAACCATTACGGTAGTCGAGAAGACAACCTACCTGCCTTTGCGTGTCGAATTCTATGACCTCGATGGGGACACCTTGGTCAAAAGCTTGGTTACCGAAGAGACCGATATCGTCAATGGGAAGCCCATTACCAAAATCCTAACGATGAAAACAGAGGCTACCGGCCATGCTACGCGCCTGGAAATGCTGCAAACCCGTTTCGATGTTCCGCTCAGCAACGGGTACTTCACCCAAAAATTCCTGGAAACCGGGAGGCTCTAA
- a CDS encoding potassium channel family protein — protein MKKEFDPNAFGIIGLGRFGLALALELTKAGKQVIVLEIEAEKLDAIKDQIENIYPIKTITAEVLEESGISHCHTVIVCIGKDIESNILVTMSLVELGIPRVIAKATSTNHGKVLERIGAEAVFPEVEMGTRLAHSLVSTGTLDFLELCEDFSIANIILSTTFANQNVAQVNLRKRFHLNIIVVIRNDKAISEIGPELVLLEGDVLVVGGSNEAIKKFERANEL, from the coding sequence ATGAAGAAAGAGTTCGACCCGAATGCGTTTGGAATTATTGGACTGGGACGCTTCGGCCTTGCCCTTGCCCTTGAGCTTACCAAGGCGGGAAAGCAGGTAATCGTGTTGGAGATCGAGGCCGAGAAGCTGGATGCGATCAAGGACCAAATCGAGAATATTTATCCGATCAAAACCATTACTGCCGAAGTACTGGAAGAATCGGGCATCTCCCATTGCCATACTGTCATTGTCTGCATCGGCAAGGATATTGAATCCAACATTCTGGTAACCATGAGCCTGGTCGAGCTTGGCATTCCCCGCGTCATCGCCAAGGCGACCAGCACCAATCACGGCAAGGTCCTTGAGAGAATCGGAGCCGAGGCAGTCTTTCCTGAAGTGGAAATGGGGACACGACTTGCACACTCCTTGGTTTCCACAGGTACCTTGGACTTTCTAGAGCTTTGCGAGGACTTTTCCATTGCCAATATTATTCTATCGACTACGTTCGCCAACCAGAACGTGGCACAGGTGAATCTGCGCAAGCGGTTCCACCTGAATATCATCGTGGTGATACGCAACGATAAAGCCATCAGCGAAATCGGTCCTGAGCTTGTTTTGCTGGAAGGAGATGTGTTGGTGGTAGGCGGCTCCAATGAGGCGATTAAAAAGTTTGAGCGGGCGAACGAGCTCTAG